Proteins from a single region of Pseudodesulfovibrio portus:
- the speB gene encoding agmatinase, with amino-acid sequence MALHFLDGEIDNARPEEAAFHVIPVPLETSVSYGSGTSEGPAAVINASTQLEVWNGTSTPAENGIHTTPPIDCGGPISKVLDRIEDAVCYAVECEALPVVLGGEHTVTLGALRALRQHRRFGIVQFDAHADLRNTYEGSPYSHACVMRRAMDDLGLPLFQIGVRAMCKEESDYRKANEVPHLDARELFLKGVPRQILPPDFPDNIYISFDVDGLDPSVIRATGTPVPGGLSWQTAISLLESVVKGKKLIGVDLVELAPAAGDHASDFAAAQLAYILMGLGNTAD; translated from the coding sequence ATGGCTCTGCATTTTCTCGACGGTGAAATCGACAACGCCCGGCCCGAAGAGGCCGCCTTTCACGTCATACCGGTCCCGCTGGAGACATCCGTGTCCTACGGCTCCGGCACTTCGGAAGGCCCTGCGGCCGTCATAAACGCTTCCACTCAGCTGGAAGTGTGGAACGGCACGTCCACACCGGCGGAAAACGGCATCCACACCACCCCTCCCATCGACTGCGGGGGGCCCATTTCCAAGGTACTCGACCGGATCGAGGACGCGGTCTGCTACGCCGTCGAGTGTGAAGCCCTGCCCGTGGTCCTCGGCGGGGAGCACACGGTCACACTGGGCGCGCTCCGGGCCCTGCGGCAACACCGGCGCTTCGGCATCGTCCAGTTCGACGCCCACGCCGACCTGCGCAACACCTATGAAGGGTCGCCCTACTCCCACGCCTGCGTCATGCGCCGGGCCATGGACGACCTGGGCCTGCCGCTCTTCCAGATAGGGGTCCGCGCCATGTGCAAGGAGGAATCAGACTACCGCAAGGCCAACGAAGTCCCCCACCTCGACGCGCGCGAGCTGTTCCTCAAGGGCGTCCCCCGGCAGATTCTGCCCCCGGACTTCCCGGACAACATCTACATTTCCTTTGACGTGGACGGACTCGACCCGTCCGTGATCCGCGCCACCGGCACCCCGGTCCCCGGGGGGCTGAGTTGGCAGACGGCCATTTCGCTTCTGGAATCGGTGGTCAAGGGGAAGAAGCTCATCGGCGTGGACCTGGTGGAACTGGCTCCGGCAGCGGGCGATCACGCCTCGGACTTCGCCGCCGCCCAACTGGCCTACATCCTCATGGGGCTGGGAAACACGGCCGACTGA
- the speA gene encoding biosynthetic arginine decarboxylase produces MTPTLERWTAERSTELYGVREWGAGFFGISPSGDLQVTAEPGNFSGAVSIPEILAGIQDRGLDMPVLLRIENILDTQISLLNDSFQTAMESLAFKGSYLGAYPIKVNQQQQVVEAVTRHGKKYHHGLEAGSKAELIAAMGMLRDTEAVLVCNGYKDEEFIDLGLHATQLGFKCVLVIEMPGELPLIIERAKALGVDPILGVRVKLSAQANGMWAESGGDRSIFGLNAAQIIEVIDALKDAGMLDCLQLLHYHLGSQIPNIREIRNAVAEASRVYAGLVGEGAGMRYLDLGGGLAVDYDGTQTNFMSSRNYSVDEYCVDVVEGVMTVLDEQNVPHPTIITESGRALVAYYSMLLFNVLDAARFEPEPLPDKLPENTNIHILHLHDAMQSLNLRNVQECFNDILYYRDEVRQAFAQGKLSFRERALGDSVFWETIHRIARLAKDMPTLPQELEGITEALSDIYYCNFSVFQSLPDSWAIGQLFPIMPVHRLNEMPTREGLLADITCDCDGKIDRFIDSQGVKRTMPLHELKDNEEYCLGAFLVGAYQETLGDLHNLLGDTNIVTIRIRENGEFDFVGELEGDSVEDILSYVEYDTKALLNRFRETAENAVRSGQITPTQRRKILQAYKDGLQGYTYFER; encoded by the coding sequence GTGACCCCTACACTGGAAAGATGGACCGCTGAACGGTCCACGGAACTCTACGGCGTCCGCGAATGGGGCGCCGGATTCTTCGGCATCTCCCCTTCGGGAGACCTTCAGGTAACCGCTGAGCCCGGCAATTTCTCCGGTGCGGTCTCCATTCCCGAAATACTTGCGGGAATACAGGACCGCGGCCTGGACATGCCCGTGCTTCTGCGCATCGAGAATATCCTCGACACACAGATTTCCCTGCTCAACGACAGCTTCCAGACGGCCATGGAATCCCTTGCTTTCAAGGGGTCCTATCTCGGCGCGTACCCGATCAAGGTCAACCAGCAGCAGCAGGTCGTGGAGGCCGTGACCCGTCACGGGAAAAAATACCACCACGGCCTGGAAGCGGGCAGCAAGGCGGAACTCATCGCGGCCATGGGCATGTTGCGCGACACCGAGGCGGTGCTCGTGTGCAACGGCTACAAGGACGAGGAGTTCATCGACCTCGGGCTGCACGCCACCCAGCTGGGATTCAAGTGCGTGCTGGTCATCGAGATGCCGGGCGAACTGCCCCTGATCATCGAGCGGGCCAAGGCCCTTGGCGTGGACCCCATCCTGGGAGTGCGCGTCAAGCTCTCCGCACAGGCCAACGGCATGTGGGCGGAGTCCGGCGGCGACCGATCCATCTTCGGCCTCAACGCCGCGCAGATCATCGAGGTCATCGACGCTCTCAAAGATGCCGGGATGCTCGACTGTCTCCAGTTGCTGCACTACCACCTCGGCTCGCAGATCCCCAACATCCGGGAAATCCGCAACGCCGTGGCCGAAGCCAGCCGCGTCTATGCGGGGCTGGTGGGCGAGGGAGCGGGCATGCGCTACCTCGACCTCGGCGGCGGGCTGGCCGTGGACTACGACGGCACCCAGACCAACTTCATGTCCAGCCGCAACTACTCGGTGGACGAATACTGCGTGGACGTGGTTGAAGGCGTCATGACCGTGCTCGACGAGCAGAACGTCCCCCACCCGACCATCATCACCGAGTCGGGCCGGGCATTGGTGGCCTACTACTCCATGCTGCTGTTCAACGTGCTCGACGCCGCGCGCTTCGAGCCGGAGCCGCTGCCCGACAAGCTGCCCGAAAACACCAACATTCACATCCTGCACCTCCACGACGCCATGCAGTCGCTCAACCTGCGCAACGTCCAGGAGTGCTTCAACGACATCCTCTACTACCGTGACGAAGTCCGGCAGGCGTTCGCCCAGGGCAAACTGTCCTTCCGCGAACGGGCGTTGGGCGACAGCGTGTTCTGGGAAACCATCCACCGCATCGCCCGGCTGGCCAAGGACATGCCCACGCTCCCACAGGAGCTGGAGGGCATCACCGAGGCCCTGTCCGACATCTACTACTGCAACTTCAGCGTGTTCCAGTCCCTGCCCGACTCCTGGGCCATAGGACAACTATTCCCGATCATGCCGGTGCATCGCCTGAACGAGATGCCCACCCGCGAGGGACTGCTGGCCGACATCACCTGCGACTGCGACGGCAAGATCGACCGCTTCATCGACAGCCAGGGCGTCAAGCGAACCATGCCCCTGCACGAATTGAAGGACAACGAGGAATACTGCCTCGGGGCCTTCCTTGTAGGGGCATACCAGGAAACGCTCGGCGACCTGCACAACCTGCTCGGCGACACCAACATCGTCACCATCAGGATACGCGAGAACGGCGAGTTCGACTTTGTCGGAGAACTGGAAGGCGACTCGGTCGAGGACATCCTCTCCTACGTGGAATACGACACCAAGGCGCTTCTGAACCGGTTCCGGGAAACGGCGGAAAACGCCGTCCGGTCCGGACAGATCACCCCGACGCAGCGGCGGAAAATCCTTCAGGCCTACAAGGACGGCCTGCAGGGGTACACGTACTTCGAACGATAG
- the nspC gene encoding carboxynorspermidine decarboxylase, which produces MDGRLEYRFDPAKVDTPCYVVDEGLLRDNLDTLATVRERAGCKVLLALKCFAMHAVFPMLAGKLDGVCASSPHEARLGREEFGGEVHTFAAGYSEHDIRDLCETSDHIVFNSFAQLRRFRPLVQRLAVEQGKEIELGVRINPEHSEGATPIYDPCSPGSRLGVRRAHFDPDDLEGVTGLHWHNLCEQDADCLERTIEAVERGFADVLPRMRYVNFGGGHHITRPGYDVDLLVDLVTRFKKKWDVEVYLEPGEAVALNAGYLVAGVLDVVEADMPIVIMDSAVPCHMPDVIEMPYRPHIVDSGEPGERAWTCRIGGPSCLAGDVAGEYSFDRAAKTGDRLVFTDMAIYTMVKTNTFNGIPLPSIYLYDDAKESLTLVRTFGYEDFKNRLS; this is translated from the coding sequence GTGGACGGCCGCCTGGAATATCGTTTCGACCCGGCCAAGGTCGATACCCCCTGCTACGTCGTGGACGAGGGATTGCTCCGGGACAACCTGGACACCCTCGCCACGGTCAGGGAGCGGGCCGGGTGCAAGGTGCTGCTCGCGCTCAAGTGCTTCGCCATGCACGCGGTCTTCCCCATGCTGGCCGGGAAACTCGACGGCGTTTGCGCCAGCTCGCCCCATGAGGCCCGATTGGGCCGGGAGGAGTTCGGCGGGGAGGTGCACACCTTTGCCGCCGGGTACTCCGAGCACGACATCCGCGACCTGTGCGAGACCAGCGACCACATCGTGTTCAACTCGTTTGCCCAGCTGCGCCGCTTCCGTCCGCTCGTGCAGCGGCTGGCCGTGGAGCAGGGAAAGGAGATCGAGCTGGGCGTGCGCATCAACCCGGAGCATTCCGAGGGGGCCACGCCCATCTATGATCCCTGTTCGCCCGGCTCGCGCCTGGGCGTCCGCCGCGCGCACTTCGACCCGGACGACCTTGAAGGCGTCACCGGCCTGCATTGGCACAACCTGTGCGAACAGGATGCGGACTGCCTTGAACGGACCATCGAGGCCGTGGAGCGCGGTTTCGCGGACGTGCTGCCGCGCATGCGCTACGTCAATTTCGGCGGCGGCCACCACATCACCCGGCCGGGCTACGACGTGGACCTGCTGGTCGATCTCGTCACCCGCTTCAAGAAGAAATGGGATGTCGAAGTCTACCTGGAGCCCGGCGAGGCCGTGGCCCTGAACGCGGGCTACCTGGTGGCCGGGGTGCTGGACGTGGTCGAGGCGGACATGCCGATAGTGATCATGGACTCCGCCGTGCCCTGCCACATGCCGGACGTCATCGAAATGCCCTACCGCCCCCACATCGTGGACTCGGGTGAACCGGGCGAAAGGGCCTGGACCTGCCGCATCGGCGGCCCGTCCTGCCTGGCGGGCGACGTGGCCGGGGAGTATTCCTTCGACCGGGCGGCAAAGACCGGCGACCGGCTGGTGTTCACGGACATGGCCATCTACACCATGGTCAAGACCAACACCTTCAACGGCATCCCGCTGCCGTCCATCTATCTGTACGACGACGCAAAGGAGTCGTTGACCCTCGTCCGCACCTTCGGATACGAGGATTTCAAGAACAGGCTTTCGTAG
- a CDS encoding flagellin N-terminal helical domain-containing protein, translating into MRISTSQIFSQSLNQLNSSLNDVTQLTMMNASQKRINSPSDDPAGMGRVMELSSYESSLSGYLENCATADEYLGLADEVLMQASEIITAVMELAEQGATETFTETQLEMMALEMEGYLDSLYAIANTDQGTDAIFAGNDIESDAYAVGLGVTLPEGSLSNAGFTSLQGETDTTIRVRFDSDGEIGADAVDYSYSTDNGETWTSATLAAGDTVLDLGTVQADMLAGTDVAASEDDAFMVRRAMVYTGSDEALSVAVSEGSSVEMNTVGSTIFGGVDAATGQAYEEPNLFETISDCIVYLETGDYDGVAECLENIRTAHEHVETGAANIGAREDKVTYIEQSLSLVKEITTNSISREEDADAAQLIIELEQANYVYEAVLSTSSDIMKMTLLNYI; encoded by the coding sequence ATGCGCATCAGCACCTCCCAGATATTCTCCCAGTCGCTCAACCAGCTCAACTCCTCCCTGAACGACGTCACGCAGCTGACCATGATGAACGCCTCGCAAAAACGAATCAACAGCCCCTCCGACGATCCTGCGGGGATGGGCCGGGTCATGGAACTCAGTTCCTACGAAAGTTCCTTGAGCGGCTATCTCGAGAACTGCGCCACGGCCGACGAGTACCTGGGCCTGGCCGACGAGGTGCTCATGCAGGCCAGCGAGATCATCACCGCCGTCATGGAGCTGGCCGAACAAGGGGCCACCGAGACCTTCACCGAGACCCAACTGGAGATGATGGCCCTGGAAATGGAAGGCTATCTCGACAGCCTGTACGCCATCGCCAACACCGACCAGGGCACGGACGCCATATTCGCGGGCAACGACATCGAGAGCGACGCCTACGCCGTGGGCCTGGGCGTCACCCTGCCCGAAGGCTCCCTGAGCAACGCCGGCTTCACCTCGCTCCAAGGCGAGACCGACACCACCATCCGGGTGCGGTTCGATTCGGACGGGGAAATCGGCGCCGACGCCGTGGACTACAGCTATTCCACGGACAACGGCGAGACCTGGACCTCGGCCACCCTGGCCGCCGGCGACACCGTCCTCGACCTCGGCACGGTCCAGGCGGACATGCTGGCCGGGACCGACGTCGCCGCTTCGGAGGACGACGCCTTCATGGTGCGCCGGGCCATGGTCTACACCGGCAGCGACGAGGCCCTGAGCGTGGCAGTTTCCGAAGGGTCATCCGTGGAGATGAACACCGTGGGCTCCACCATCTTCGGCGGCGTGGACGCGGCCACGGGCCAGGCCTACGAGGAGCCCAACCTGTTCGAGACCATCAGCGACTGCATCGTCTACCTGGAAACGGGTGACTACGACGGCGTGGCCGAATGCCTGGAGAACATCCGCACCGCCCACGAGCACGTCGAGACCGGTGCCGCCAATATCGGGGCCAGGGAGGACAAGGTCACGTACATCGAACAATCCCTGAGCCTGGTCAAGGAGATCACCACCAACTCCATCAGCCGCGAGGAAGACGCCGATGCGGCCCAGCTGATCATCGAACTGGAGCAGGCCAACTACGTGTACGAGGCGGTGCTCTCCACCTCGTCCGACATCATGAAAATGACTCTGCTCAACTACATCTAG
- the fliD gene encoding flagellar filament capping protein FliD produces the protein MSYVSSVSSDVTAYETVSLSGEVSFSGLGNGTDFSEIIDATIDAESYQLEAYEEQKTETEYIIDLLEMLDEELEDLNETLDDMDEPDEFFEMEGTSSGDEVTVELTGEADEGVHTLIVNQLAQKDVWVNSGDGFDSEDTVVAAAATTLELTLDGETISVEVAAGTTLEGLVNAVNNDVDARDRIEAELLYDGDEYYFKLSSEDAGADNAITIAGNAGLTGLTGFTNTQTAQNAQIKVDGFPPEEDEWIERATNSIDDVVAGITFELKESTDAEGVRISVEYDTDAMMEKIATFVESVNQIILDIQTLTGRVDDDEDEDTESYTVDNYAMDIIYNNIKNCISSGALGFTAYDSEDGGDYFNALSQIGISTDADEGSDTFGQLILDEDELEEAIETDPEAIGNLFSQRGVGESDTDALQVLSVIDTVTQAGTYDVQYTVESGVLTSATINGVAASVDSDNWTILGTSDSVSGLYMSVTDRTDGTHGGDVRVKQGIIGELSDILDGITDADEGSLPILIENYESSITALDNNIYNEEARLDALETSLTRKYAALDALLSEYENKSSLLSSLLSDL, from the coding sequence ATGTCCTACGTTTCCTCCGTCTCCAGCGACGTCACGGCATACGAAACCGTTTCCCTCTCCGGTGAGGTCTCCTTCTCCGGCCTGGGCAACGGCACGGATTTCTCGGAGATCATCGACGCCACCATCGACGCCGAAAGCTACCAGTTGGAGGCGTACGAGGAACAAAAGACCGAAACCGAATACATCATCGACCTGCTGGAGATGCTCGACGAGGAACTCGAGGACCTCAACGAGACCCTGGACGACATGGACGAGCCCGACGAGTTCTTCGAAATGGAGGGCACCAGCAGCGGCGACGAAGTGACCGTGGAGCTGACCGGCGAAGCCGACGAGGGCGTCCATACCCTGATCGTGAACCAACTGGCCCAGAAGGACGTGTGGGTGAATTCCGGAGACGGATTCGACTCCGAGGACACCGTGGTCGCCGCCGCGGCCACCACCCTTGAACTGACCCTCGACGGCGAAACCATCTCCGTGGAGGTGGCCGCCGGGACCACCCTTGAAGGGTTGGTCAACGCGGTCAACAACGACGTGGACGCACGGGACAGGATTGAAGCCGAACTGCTCTACGACGGCGATGAATACTATTTCAAGCTGAGCAGCGAGGACGCCGGGGCGGACAACGCCATAACCATCGCCGGCAATGCGGGCCTGACCGGCCTGACGGGCTTCACCAACACCCAGACGGCGCAGAACGCCCAGATCAAGGTGGACGGGTTCCCGCCGGAAGAGGACGAATGGATCGAACGCGCCACCAACTCCATCGACGACGTGGTGGCAGGCATCACCTTCGAGCTCAAGGAATCCACGGATGCCGAGGGCGTGCGCATCAGCGTGGAGTACGATACGGACGCCATGATGGAGAAGATCGCCACCTTCGTCGAGTCGGTGAACCAGATCATCCTCGACATCCAGACCCTGACCGGCCGCGTCGATGACGACGAGGATGAGGACACGGAAAGCTACACCGTGGACAACTACGCCATGGACATCATCTACAACAACATCAAGAACTGCATCTCCTCAGGGGCGCTCGGCTTCACCGCATACGACAGCGAGGACGGCGGCGACTATTTCAACGCCCTCTCCCAGATCGGCATCAGCACCGACGCGGACGAGGGCTCCGACACCTTCGGCCAGTTGATCCTCGACGAGGACGAGCTGGAAGAGGCCATAGAGACGGACCCCGAGGCCATCGGCAACCTCTTTTCGCAACGGGGCGTCGGGGAGTCGGACACGGACGCGCTCCAGGTCCTGTCGGTCATCGACACGGTGACCCAGGCCGGCACGTACGACGTGCAGTACACCGTGGAAAGCGGCGTGCTGACCTCGGCCACCATCAACGGCGTCGCGGCCTCTGTGGACAGCGACAACTGGACCATCCTCGGCACCTCCGACAGCGTCTCGGGCCTGTACATGTCCGTCACCGACCGGACCGACGGCACCCACGGGGGCGACGTCCGGGTCAAGCAGGGCATCATCGGGGAACTGTCCGACATACTGGACGGCATCACCGACGCAGACGAGGGCTCCCTGCCCATCCTCATCGAAAACTACGAATCCAGCATCACCGCCCTGGACAACAACATCTACAATGAGGAAGCGCGGCTGGACGCCCTGGAAACAAGCCTCACCAGAAAATACGCCGCCCTAGACGCCCTGCTGTCGGAGTACGAGAACAAGAGCTCCCTGCTCTCCAGCCTGCTGTCGGATCTCTAG
- a CDS encoding SET domain-containing protein produces MIHPDTVVRTVSPVIGNGVFATRDIPLGTIVVVRDGFDTCLTREEFEALPDPLRESMETYLYHDRNGCLVLSWDHARYMNHSCCPNTMMTDYRLEIAVRDIRAGEEITTEYGLLNIQEPYAIHCGCPDCRKHLRLDDIDRYGDRWDVRVREALLAVPDRVQPLWGLLARETRAAVLRLQRDADLYSSVKNLKWRAD; encoded by the coding sequence ATGATTCATCCCGATACCGTCGTGAGGACCGTTTCTCCGGTCATCGGCAACGGCGTGTTCGCCACCCGCGACATCCCCCTGGGCACCATCGTCGTGGTCCGGGACGGGTTCGACACCTGTCTGACCAGGGAGGAGTTCGAGGCGCTGCCCGATCCCCTCCGGGAATCCATGGAGACGTATCTCTATCACGACCGGAACGGTTGCCTGGTGCTGAGCTGGGACCACGCCCGGTACATGAACCACAGCTGCTGCCCCAACACCATGATGACCGACTACCGGCTGGAGATCGCGGTGCGCGACATCCGGGCCGGGGAAGAGATCACCACGGAATACGGGCTGCTCAACATCCAGGAGCCGTACGCCATCCATTGCGGCTGCCCCGACTGCCGGAAGCATTTGCGGTTGGACGATATCGACCGCTACGGGGACCGATGGGACGTGCGCGTCAGGGAGGCGCTTTTGGCCGTGCCCGACAGGGTCCAGCCGCTTTGGGGACTGCTCGCACGGGAGACGCGTGCCGCAGTGCTCAGGCTGCAGAGAGACGCGGACCTGTATTCATCCGTGAAGAATCTGAAGTGGCGGGCGGATTAG
- a CDS encoding saccharopine dehydrogenase family protein has translation MSKVLIIGAGGVGSVAVHKCAQVPEVFTEIHLASRTKSKCDAIAKSVRERTGVDVATYAVDADNVAETVKLINAVKPDLLVNLALPYQDLPLMDACLETGVNYLDTANYEPPEEAKFEYKWQWAYQERFKEAGLMALLGSGFDPGVTNVFAAHAMKHHFDEIHVLDIIDCNAGDHGQAFATNFNPEINIREITQRGRYWERGEWVETDPLSWSMDYDFPEGIGHKKCYLMYHEELESLVMHIKGLKRARFWMTFGDQYLTHLRVLEGIGMTSIEPVEYNGQKIQPLKFLKAVLPEPGSLGPLTKGRTCIGNVMQGVKDCKEKKLYVYNICSHEAAYEEVGSQAISYTTGVPAMIGAMMMLTGKWKGEGVFHMEQFDPDPFMAALNKHGLPWQEVEL, from the coding sequence ATGTCCAAGGTTCTGATCATCGGCGCCGGAGGCGTCGGCAGCGTAGCGGTGCACAAGTGCGCCCAGGTCCCCGAGGTGTTCACCGAAATCCACCTCGCCAGCCGCACCAAATCCAAATGCGACGCCATCGCCAAATCCGTCAGGGAACGGACGGGCGTGGATGTCGCCACCTATGCAGTGGACGCGGACAACGTGGCCGAAACCGTCAAGCTGATCAACGCGGTCAAGCCCGACCTGCTGGTCAACCTCGCCCTGCCCTACCAGGACCTGCCGCTCATGGACGCCTGCCTGGAGACCGGGGTCAACTACCTCGACACCGCCAACTACGAGCCGCCCGAGGAAGCCAAGTTCGAATACAAATGGCAGTGGGCCTACCAGGAGCGGTTCAAGGAAGCCGGTCTCATGGCCCTGCTCGGTTCGGGCTTCGACCCGGGCGTGACCAACGTGTTCGCGGCCCACGCCATGAAGCACCACTTCGACGAGATCCACGTGCTGGACATCATCGACTGCAACGCGGGCGACCACGGCCAGGCCTTCGCCACCAACTTCAACCCGGAGATCAACATCCGGGAGATCACCCAGCGCGGCCGCTACTGGGAACGCGGCGAATGGGTCGAGACCGATCCGCTGTCCTGGTCCATGGACTACGACTTCCCCGAAGGCATCGGCCACAAGAAGTGCTACCTCATGTACCACGAGGAGCTGGAATCCCTGGTCATGCACATCAAGGGCCTCAAGCGCGCCCGGTTCTGGATGACCTTCGGCGACCAGTACCTGACCCACCTGCGGGTGCTGGAAGGCATCGGCATGACCTCCATCGAGCCCGTGGAGTACAACGGCCAGAAGATCCAGCCGCTCAAATTCCTCAAGGCGGTCCTGCCCGAGCCCGGCTCGCTGGGCCCGCTGACCAAGGGCCGCACCTGCATCGGCAACGTCATGCAGGGCGTCAAGGACTGCAAGGAGAAGAAGCTGTACGTGTACAACATCTGCTCCCACGAGGCCGCCTATGAAGAGGTCGGCTCCCAGGCCATCTCCTACACCACCGGCGTCCCGGCCATGATCGGGGCCATGATGATGCTGACCGGCAAATGGAAGGGCGAGGGCGTGTTCCACATGGAGCAGTTCGACCCCGATCCGTTCATGGCCGCCCTGAACAAGCACGGCCTGCCCTGGCAGGAAGTGGAACTGTAG
- a CDS encoding flagellar hook-associated protein FlgK — translation MINNLYSIATKALQNAQVSIDNASNNIANADTVGYQRTEVNYETSDSISIYGLSLGTGADVESILSQMDKFVEAQYLSAYADLSCETAALEYLSQLDSLLNQSDGGLNDTLSDFLTAWNDLTTDPDSLSAREALLGETETLIYALTSTIEQLESSVDAIDAEIQTEVSDANSLIDDIAALNAAIMANPGDNQAISDRDQLIRELDAIIGVETLYKESGSVTILTEEGYTMVDDTETHHLVYSSPKVTQSLLRDSTYEGSLEFEGETSEELLLEFVSTGADGTAQFRVSTDGGDTWLEDENGDTMLYTAGDENNSVEVDGVEIWFDGSGDHEAGDRYTIVAKTGLYWEGSDGSLTNITPMTDASGQDVSGRVSGGSLAGLFTVRDDVVTPTMDSLDELAESIIWEVNSAHAQGAGTEHHTALTGSYEVEDSSALLSNSGLYFADQAASGEIQLITYDEDGAVSTSAILAFDLDSDSLDDLVADINAAFGGELTASINADGQFQLDASGDMTFEIAGDTTNLMAALGVNTYFTGTDASTIAVDSYAAQDVSHINAGSVGDDGLVASGSNDVATAITGLSTTTITVDGMETTLSQYLAGIVSDVGSAASSAELQQAYAQTSAEYLYNQQASASEVNIDEELIELTKQQQAYQAAAEIISVTRAMMDTILDIV, via the coding sequence ATGATAAACAACCTGTACTCCATCGCCACCAAGGCGCTGCAGAATGCCCAGGTATCCATCGACAACGCGTCGAACAACATCGCCAACGCCGACACCGTCGGCTACCAGCGGACCGAGGTCAATTACGAGACCAGCGACTCCATCAGCATCTACGGGCTGTCGCTGGGCACCGGCGCGGACGTGGAGTCCATCCTGTCCCAGATGGACAAGTTCGTGGAGGCCCAATACCTGTCGGCCTACGCCGACCTTTCTTGTGAGACCGCTGCCCTGGAGTACCTGAGCCAGCTGGATTCCCTGCTCAACCAGTCCGATGGCGGCCTGAACGACACCTTGAGCGACTTCCTCACCGCCTGGAACGACCTGACCACCGACCCGGACTCCCTGTCCGCCCGCGAAGCGCTTCTGGGCGAGACCGAAACCCTGATCTACGCCCTGACCTCCACCATCGAGCAACTGGAGAGCTCGGTGGACGCGATCGACGCGGAAATCCAGACCGAGGTGTCCGACGCCAACAGCCTCATCGACGACATCGCGGCCCTGAACGCGGCCATTATGGCCAACCCCGGCGACAACCAGGCCATCTCGGACCGCGACCAGCTCATCCGCGAACTCGACGCCATCATCGGCGTTGAGACGCTCTACAAGGAGAGCGGCTCCGTCACCATCCTGACCGAGGAGGGGTACACCATGGTCGACGACACCGAGACCCACCACCTCGTCTACAGCTCCCCCAAGGTGACTCAATCGCTGCTCCGCGACTCAACCTACGAGGGCTCCCTGGAATTCGAGGGGGAGACCAGCGAGGAACTGCTCCTGGAATTCGTATCTACGGGGGCGGACGGCACGGCACAATTCAGGGTTTCCACCGACGGCGGGGACACCTGGCTCGAAGATGAAAACGGAGACACCATGCTCTATACCGCAGGCGACGAAAACAACAGTGTGGAAGTCGATGGCGTGGAAATCTGGTTCGACGGCAGCGGCGACCACGAGGCCGGTGACCGCTACACCATCGTGGCCAAGACCGGGTTGTATTGGGAAGGAAGCGACGGCTCCCTGACCAACATCACCCCCATGACCGACGCCTCCGGCCAGGACGTGTCCGGCCGCGTGTCCGGCGGCAGCCTGGCCGGACTGTTCACGGTCCGCGACGACGTGGTCACCCCGACCATGGACTCCCTGGACGAGCTGGCCGAATCCATCATCTGGGAAGTGAACTCGGCCCATGCCCAGGGTGCCGGAACGGAACACCACACCGCGCTCACCGGCAGCTATGAAGTGGAGGATTCTTCAGCCCTGTTGTCCAACAGCGGCCTGTATTTCGCCGACCAGGCCGCCTCCGGCGAAATCCAGCTGATCACCTACGACGAAGACGGCGCGGTCTCCACCTCGGCCATCCTCGCCTTCGACCTCGACTCCGACTCGCTGGACGACCTGGTGGCGGACATCAACGCGGCCTTCGGCGGCGAGTTGACGGCCTCCATCAACGCGGACGGCCAGTTCCAACTCGACGCGAGCGGGGACATGACCTTCGAGATCGCCGGGGATACCACGAACCTCATGGCCGCCCTCGGAGTGAACACCTATTTCACGGGCACCGACGCCTCGACCATCGCGGTGGACAGCTACGCGGCCCAGGATGTCTCGCACATCAACGCGGGCAGCGTTGGCGATGACGGCCTGGTGGCCTCGGGCTCCAACGACGTGGCCACCGCCATCACCGGGTTGTCCACAACCACGATCACCGTGGACGGCATGGAAACGACCCTGAGCCAGTACCTGGCCGGGATCGTCTCCGACGTGGGCTCGGCAGCGTCCTCCGCCGAACTGCAGCAGGCCTATGCCCAGACCTCCGCCGAATACCTCTACAACCAACAGGCCTCGGCCAGCGAAGTCAACATCGACGAGGAACTCATCGAACTGACCAAACAGCAGCAGGCCTACCAGGCCGCCGCCGAGATCATCAGCGTCACCAGGGCAATGATGGATACCATCCTGGACATCGTCTAA